In Arvicola amphibius chromosome 1, mArvAmp1.2, whole genome shotgun sequence, one DNA window encodes the following:
- the LOC119820685 gene encoding ubiquitin-conjugating enzyme E2 D2B — protein MALKRIHKELNDLAQDPPAQCSAGPVGEDMFHWQATILGPNDSPYQGGAFFLTIDFPTEYPFKPPKVEFTTRIYHPNVNSNGSICLDILRSQWSPALTISKVLLSISSLLCDPNPDDPLVPEIAQIYKTDREKYNRTAREWTQKYAM, from the coding sequence ATGGCTCTGAAGAGAATCCACAAGGAACTGAACGACCTGGCGCAGGATCCCCCAGCACAGTGTTCCGCAGGTCCTGTCGGGGAAGACATGTTCCACTGGCAAGCTACCATCCTGGGGCCGAATGACAGTCCCTATCAGGGCGGAGCATTTTTCCTGACGATTGATTTCCCAACAGAGTACCCCTTCAAGCCACCTAAGGTCGAATTTACGACAAGAATTTATCATCCGAACGTGAACAGTAACGGCAGCATCTGTCTTGATATTCTCCGCTCACAGTGGTCTCCAGCACTGACGATCTCAAAAGTGCTTCTGTCCATCAGCTCCCTGCTGTGTGACCCCAACCCAGATGATCCCCTCGTGCCTGAGATTGCTCAGATCTACAAGACAGACAGGGAAAAGTACAACAGAACAGCTCGGGAATGGACTCAGAAGTACGCCATGTGA